A DNA window from Xanthomonas campestris pv. campestris str. ATCC 33913 contains the following coding sequences:
- a CDS encoding sensor histidine kinase, with translation MLSRSFTFSLFLRLLPVLVLAAALPWAIAYWLDRGWQVAAVSAVVVLLTMWWSLQRATAPMRSLFRALAGTTSSYRDGEYNFGVYWRGNDELAQLVQAHAELGEVLRAQRRDLVQRELMLDTMLQNTPVAMLLVVPGGDGLRRIGFSNNAARKLLHGGRKLEGQHLDDVLERMPNELRDALARGGDCLFAVREDGDDEEDEQIYHLSRRAFHLNGRGHELLLIRTLTTELRRQEVQTWKKVIRVISHELNNSLAPIASLAHSGAELLRRERTDRLGTVFETIEERARHLEGFIRGYARFAKLPQPQLQTIEWAPFLERLRQQIPFQLEGTPVDVSSRIDAAQIEQALLNLLKNAHEACSEAQPPNSEVAVRVTRLPQWLRIEVLDRGNGMNEAVLHNALMPFYSTKRRPPNFE, from the coding sequence ATGCTGTCGCGCTCCTTCACCTTCTCGCTGTTTCTGCGCCTGCTCCCGGTGCTGGTACTGGCTGCCGCCTTGCCGTGGGCCATTGCCTACTGGCTGGACCGTGGCTGGCAAGTGGCCGCCGTGTCGGCCGTGGTGGTGCTGCTGACGATGTGGTGGAGCCTGCAGCGCGCCACCGCGCCGATGCGCTCGCTGTTCCGCGCCCTGGCCGGCACCACCAGCAGCTACCGCGATGGCGAATACAACTTCGGTGTGTACTGGCGCGGCAACGACGAGCTGGCGCAGTTGGTACAGGCGCATGCCGAACTGGGCGAGGTCCTGCGTGCACAGCGGCGCGATCTGGTGCAGCGCGAACTGATGCTGGACACCATGTTGCAGAACACGCCGGTGGCCATGTTGCTGGTGGTGCCCGGCGGCGATGGCCTGCGCCGCATCGGGTTTTCCAACAACGCGGCGCGCAAGCTGCTGCATGGCGGCCGCAAGCTCGAGGGGCAGCATCTGGACGACGTGCTGGAACGCATGCCCAACGAACTGCGCGACGCGCTGGCACGTGGTGGCGACTGTCTGTTCGCCGTGCGCGAAGACGGCGACGATGAAGAAGACGAGCAGATCTATCACCTGTCGCGCCGCGCCTTCCATTTGAACGGCCGCGGCCACGAACTGCTGCTGATCCGCACCCTCACCACCGAACTGCGGCGCCAGGAAGTGCAGACCTGGAAGAAAGTGATCCGGGTGATCAGCCACGAATTGAACAACTCGCTCGCGCCGATCGCCTCGCTGGCGCACTCCGGCGCCGAGCTGCTGCGCCGTGAGCGCACCGATCGGCTGGGCACGGTGTTCGAGACCATCGAAGAACGCGCGCGCCACCTGGAGGGCTTCATTCGCGGCTATGCGCGCTTTGCCAAACTGCCGCAGCCACAGTTGCAGACCATCGAATGGGCGCCATTTCTGGAGCGCCTGCGGCAGCAGATTCCGTTCCAGCTGGAGGGCACGCCTGTCGATGTCTCCAGCCGCATCGATGCCGCACAGATCGAACAGGCGCTGCTCAACCTGCTGAAGAACGCACACGAGGCCTGCAGTGAGGCGCAGCCGCCCAACAGCGAGGTGGCGGTGCGCGTCACCCGCTTGCCGCAGTGGCTGCGCATCGAAGTGCTGGACCGCGGCAACGGCATGAACGAGGCCGTATTGCACAACGCACTGATGCCGTTCTATTCGACCAAGCGACGTCCCCCCAATTTTGAGTAG
- a CDS encoding GtrA family protein gives MSLFRQGGQFAMIGALQLAVDCGIFIACTAAGMPAVPANLLGRISGATLGFWLNGRFTFAQQGDARLGWQRFARFAVMWLALTVISTWLLSATVDLVGLRQAWLAKPLVEGGLAIVSFFVGRHVVYR, from the coding sequence ATGAGCCTGTTCCGCCAAGGCGGCCAGTTCGCGATGATCGGCGCCCTGCAATTGGCCGTGGACTGCGGCATTTTCATTGCGTGCACGGCCGCCGGCATGCCGGCAGTGCCCGCCAACCTGCTCGGGCGCATCAGTGGCGCCACGCTGGGGTTCTGGCTCAACGGACGCTTCACCTTCGCCCAGCAGGGCGATGCACGGTTGGGCTGGCAGCGCTTCGCGCGCTTTGCGGTGATGTGGCTGGCGTTGACGGTGATCAGCACCTGGCTACTCTCGGCCACCGTGGATCTGGTCGGCCTGCGCCAGGCCTGGCTGGCCAAGCCGCTGGTGGAAGGCGGGCTTGCGATCGTGTCGTTCTTCGTTGGCCGGCACGTGGTGTATCGCTGA
- the glmU gene encoding bifunctional UDP-N-acetylglucosamine diphosphorylase/glucosamine-1-phosphate N-acetyltransferase GlmU encodes MTLPLHVVILAAGEGKRMRSALPKVLQPLAGQPMLAHVIATARELQPAAIHVVHGHGGAQVQAAFAGQPDLQWAEQRQQLGTGHAVQQALHAVPDAATVLVLYGDVPLIRSESLRELLHAPGRIAVLVADLANPSGYGRIVRNPEGKVAAIVEQKDADDEQRRIRTINTGILTAESTALRRWLGGLSNDNAQGEFYLTDVFASAAADYTPADMVQVSDPQDVEGANDPWQLAQLERAWQLRAARALCLQGVRMADPARVEQRGRVQVGHDVQLDIDVILEGEVTLGDGVVIGPFVRLRDVQLAAGTQVRAHCDLEGVVTEGAVQIGPFARLRPGTVLADGVHIGNFVETKKVVMGAGSKANHLTYLGDAVVGSKVNIGAGTITCNYDGVNKSQTTIGDGAFVGSNSALVAPIEIGTGATIGAGSVITRDAPPHQLSVARPRQTVIEGWERPKKK; translated from the coding sequence ATGACCCTGCCTCTGCACGTCGTGATCCTGGCCGCTGGCGAGGGCAAGCGCATGCGCTCGGCGCTGCCCAAGGTGCTGCAGCCGCTGGCCGGCCAGCCGATGCTCGCGCATGTGATCGCCACCGCGCGGGAACTGCAGCCGGCGGCCATCCACGTGGTGCATGGACATGGTGGCGCGCAGGTGCAGGCCGCATTCGCCGGCCAGCCGGATCTGCAATGGGCCGAACAGCGCCAGCAGCTGGGCACCGGGCACGCGGTGCAGCAGGCGCTGCATGCCGTGCCGGACGCAGCGACCGTGCTGGTGCTGTACGGCGATGTGCCGCTGATCCGCAGCGAGAGCCTGCGTGAGCTGCTGCACGCGCCGGGCCGCATCGCGGTGCTGGTGGCGGACCTGGCCAACCCCAGCGGCTACGGGCGCATCGTGCGTAACCCGGAAGGCAAGGTTGCGGCAATCGTCGAGCAGAAGGATGCCGATGACGAGCAGCGCCGCATCCGCACCATCAACACCGGCATTCTCACCGCCGAATCCACCGCCTTGCGGCGTTGGCTGGGTGGGCTGTCCAACGACAACGCGCAGGGCGAGTTCTATCTCACCGACGTGTTCGCCAGCGCCGCGGCCGATTACACGCCTGCCGACATGGTGCAGGTGTCCGACCCGCAGGACGTGGAAGGCGCAAACGACCCGTGGCAGCTTGCCCAGCTGGAGCGGGCCTGGCAGCTACGCGCCGCCCGTGCGCTGTGCCTGCAGGGCGTGCGCATGGCCGATCCGGCGCGCGTGGAGCAGCGCGGCCGCGTGCAGGTGGGACACGATGTGCAGCTTGATATCGACGTGATCCTCGAAGGCGAGGTGACCCTGGGCGATGGCGTGGTGATCGGCCCGTTCGTGCGTCTGCGCGATGTGCAGCTGGCCGCCGGCACCCAGGTGCGTGCGCACTGTGACCTGGAGGGCGTGGTGACCGAAGGCGCGGTGCAGATCGGGCCGTTTGCGCGGTTGCGCCCGGGCACCGTGCTCGCCGATGGCGTGCATATCGGCAACTTCGTCGAAACCAAGAAGGTGGTGATGGGCGCCGGCAGCAAGGCCAATCATCTGACCTACCTGGGGGATGCGGTGGTCGGCAGCAAGGTCAACATCGGCGCCGGCACCATCACCTGCAACTACGACGGGGTGAACAAGTCGCAGACCACGATCGGCGACGGCGCCTTTGTCGGTTCCAACAGTGCGTTGGTGGCACCGATCGAGATCGGCACCGGGGCCACGATTGGCGCCGGCTCGGTGATCACCCGCGATGCACCACCCCACCAGCTCAGTGTGGCGCGGCCACGTCAGACCGTGATTGAAGGCTGGGAGCGGCCCAAGAAGAAGTAA
- a CDS encoding IS3-like element IS1404 family transposase (programmed frameshift), with translation MKKRFTDEQVIGFLREAESGVAIKDLCRRHGFSEASYYLWRSKFGGMSVPDAKRLKDLESENARLKKLLAEQLFENDLIKDALRKKLVSAPARRTLVREWIGRGASERRALAVIGMSASALRYCPREDRNGELRERICALAHRHRRYGVGMIYLKLRQEGRIVNYKRVERLYREQQLQVRRRKRKKVPIGERQPLLRPSQANQVWSMDFVFDRTAEGRVIKCLVIVDDATHEAVAIEVERAISGHGVTRVLDRLAHSRGLPKVIRTDNGKEFCGKAMVAWAHARNVQLRLIQPGKPNQNAYVESFNGRLRDECLNEHWFPTLLHARTEIERWRREYNEDRPKKAIGGMTPAAYAQHLANTDIINPGL, from the exons GTGAAGAAACGTTTTACTGACGAGCAGGTCATCGGCTTTCTGCGCGAAGCCGAAAGCGGCGTCGCCATCAAGGACCTGTGCCGGCGGCATGGCTTCAGCGAGGCCTCGTACTATCTGTGGCGCAGCAAGTTCGGTGGGATGAGCGTGCCCGATGCCAAGCGGCTCAAGGACCTCGAGTCCGAGAACGCGCGGCTGAAGAAGTTGCTGGCCGAGCAGCTGTTCGAGAACGACCTGATCAAGGATGCACTGCGAAAAAAGT TGGTAAGCGCACCGGCGCGTCGTACGCTGGTGCGCGAATGGATCGGGCGTGGTGCCAGCGAGCGTCGTGCGTTGGCAGTGATCGGTATGAGCGCCAGTGCACTGCGGTATTGCCCGCGCGAAGATCGCAATGGCGAACTGCGCGAACGCATCTGTGCGTTGGCGCATCGCCATCGCCGCTATGGCGTGGGGATGATCTATCTCAAATTGCGGCAAGAAGGGCGCATCGTGAACTACAAGCGTGTGGAGCGGTTGTACCGCGAGCAGCAGCTGCAAGTGCGCCGCCGCAAGCGCAAGAAGGTCCCAATAGGCGAGCGTCAACCGCTGCTGCGGCCATCGCAGGCCAACCAGGTGTGGTCGATGGACTTCGTGTTCGACCGCACCGCCGAAGGCCGGGTGATCAAGTGTCTGGTGATCGTGGACGATGCAACCCACGAAGCGGTCGCCATCGAAGTGGAGCGCGCGATCTCCGGGCACGGGGTGACGCGCGTGCTGGACCGACTGGCGCACAGTCGCGGTTTGCCGAAGGTGATCCGCACTGACAACGGCAAGGAGTTTTGCGGTAAGGCGATGGTCGCTTGGGCGCATGCCCGTAATGTGCAACTACGGCTCATCCAGCCAGGCAAACCGAACCAGAACGCCTACGTCGAATCCTTCAACGGCCGACTGCGCGACGAATGCCTCAACGAGCACTGGTTCCCGACGTTACTGCACGCGCGCACCGAAATCGAACGCTGGCGACGCGAATACAACGAGGACCGACCCAAGAAAGCAATCGGCGGCATGACCCCGGCTGCTTATGCCCAACATCTGGCAAACACCGATATCATCAACCCCGGACTCTAA
- a CDS encoding chorismate mutase, translated as MTRLTDGLRGCALTGVLAVVLLGCALPARSQPPLAPLLDKIAERNAIGDAVALSKWDSGKPVLDQAREAAVLQNVRDQAPAHGLDPDDAARFFGAQIEANKSVQYALLNRWHERGRAPDTARPDLSTLRERLDAVQGELLDALAEAAAARAAPNCPASTARAAAQYSAQWQLDAVHRAALVRGLGDFCR; from the coding sequence ATGACCCGCCTGACCGATGGCCTACGTGGTTGCGCGCTGACCGGCGTGCTTGCCGTGGTGTTGCTGGGCTGTGCGTTGCCGGCGCGCAGCCAGCCACCCCTCGCACCGTTGCTGGACAAGATCGCCGAGCGCAACGCGATTGGCGACGCGGTGGCGTTGAGTAAATGGGATAGCGGCAAGCCAGTGCTGGATCAGGCACGCGAAGCGGCAGTGCTGCAGAACGTGCGCGACCAGGCGCCGGCGCATGGGCTGGACCCCGACGATGCAGCGCGGTTCTTCGGTGCGCAGATCGAGGCCAACAAATCGGTGCAGTACGCGCTGCTGAACCGATGGCATGAGCGTGGCCGTGCGCCGGACACCGCGCGGCCAGACCTGTCGACCTTGCGTGAGCGGCTGGATGCGGTGCAGGGCGAACTGCTCGACGCCCTGGCCGAAGCCGCCGCTGCACGCGCCGCGCCCAACTGCCCGGCCAGCACGGCGCGGGCGGCGGCGCAGTATTCCGCGCAATGGCAACTGGATGCGGTACACCGCGCCGCGCTGGTTCGCGGTCTGGGCGATTTCTGCCGCTGA
- a CDS encoding sigma-54-dependent transcriptional regulator: MPQILIIDDNSAVAMALEVLFSLHDIESRHAHAPQAGLDLLEEQQFDLVIQDMNFTADTTSGEEGEALFAQIRQRHPDLPVILLTAWTHLGSAVGLVKAGAADYIAKPWDDTKLLTTVNNLLELSETRRELERRRNRERRGREQLAERYDLRGAVFADPASERAIALACQVARSDLPVLITGPNGSGKEKIAEIIQANSAVKRGPFVALNCGALPGELIEAELFGAEAGAYTGANKAREGKFEAADGGTLFLDEIGNLPLAGQMKLLRVLETGRYERLGSNRERHAKVRVISATNADLPAMIRDGSFREDLYYRLNTVEIALPALAERPGDIAPLAEHFLAGETLLSPQARDALQRHSWPGNVRELRNVLQRATLLAQGVRIEATDLNLPRSATARPAPLPGGEPDRARIEQALARAQGVIAQAAADLGLSRQALYRRMDRYGISQD; encoded by the coding sequence ATGCCGCAGATCCTGATCATCGATGACAACAGCGCGGTTGCCATGGCGCTGGAGGTCCTGTTCTCGCTGCATGACATCGAATCGCGGCATGCGCATGCGCCGCAGGCAGGGCTGGACTTGCTGGAAGAGCAGCAATTCGACCTGGTCATCCAGGACATGAACTTCACCGCCGACACCACCTCCGGCGAGGAGGGCGAGGCGTTGTTCGCACAGATCCGCCAGCGCCACCCCGACCTGCCGGTGATCCTGCTCACCGCCTGGACGCACCTGGGCAGTGCGGTCGGCCTGGTCAAGGCCGGCGCGGCCGACTACATCGCCAAGCCCTGGGACGACACCAAGCTGCTGACCACGGTCAACAACCTGCTGGAACTGTCCGAAACCCGCCGCGAACTGGAGCGCCGTCGCAACCGCGAACGCCGTGGCCGCGAACAGCTGGCCGAGCGCTACGATCTGCGCGGCGCGGTGTTTGCCGACCCCGCCAGCGAACGGGCGATCGCGCTGGCCTGCCAGGTCGCGCGATCGGATTTGCCGGTGCTGATCACCGGGCCCAACGGCAGCGGCAAGGAAAAGATCGCCGAGATCATCCAGGCCAATTCCGCGGTGAAGCGCGGGCCATTCGTCGCGCTGAACTGCGGCGCGCTGCCGGGCGAGTTGATCGAAGCCGAACTGTTCGGCGCCGAGGCCGGTGCCTACACCGGTGCCAACAAGGCACGCGAGGGCAAGTTCGAAGCTGCCGACGGCGGCACACTGTTCCTGGACGAAATCGGCAACCTGCCGCTGGCCGGGCAGATGAAGTTGCTACGCGTGCTGGAAACCGGCCGCTATGAGCGCCTGGGCTCCAATCGCGAGCGTCACGCCAAGGTGCGCGTCATCAGCGCAACCAACGCCGACCTGCCGGCGATGATCCGCGATGGCAGCTTTCGCGAAGACCTGTATTACCGCCTCAACACCGTCGAAATCGCCTTGCCCGCACTGGCCGAACGGCCGGGCGATATCGCACCGCTGGCCGAGCACTTCCTGGCGGGCGAGACCCTGCTTTCGCCGCAAGCGCGCGATGCACTGCAGCGCCACAGCTGGCCGGGCAACGTGCGCGAGTTGCGTAATGTGCTGCAACGCGCGACGTTGCTGGCGCAGGGCGTGCGCATCGAGGCCACCGATCTCAACCTGCCGCGCAGTGCCACTGCACGTCCAGCCCCGCTGCCCGGCGGCGAGCCGGATCGCGCACGCATCGAACAGGCCTTGGCGCGCGCGCAAGGGGTGATCGCACAGGCTGCGGCCGATCTGGGCCTAAGCCGGCAGGCGCTGTACCGGCGCATGGACCGTTACGGCATCAGCCAGGACTAG
- a CDS encoding F0F1 ATP synthase subunit epsilon, producing MSTIRCDIVSAEQEIFRGEATLVVATGELGELGIAPKHAPLITRLKPGKVVVTTASGEQLDFAISGGILEVQPQVVTVLVDTAIRAQDIDEAAVRKAKEEAERLLANRGDTVDVEQAQRQLAEATVQLQALERLRRTLKH from the coding sequence ATGAGCACTATCCGTTGCGACATCGTCAGCGCCGAGCAGGAGATCTTCCGCGGTGAGGCGACCCTGGTCGTGGCGACCGGGGAACTGGGCGAGCTGGGCATCGCGCCCAAGCACGCGCCGCTGATCACCCGTCTCAAGCCAGGCAAGGTGGTGGTGACCACCGCCAGCGGCGAACAGCTGGACTTTGCGATCTCCGGCGGCATCCTCGAGGTGCAGCCGCAGGTGGTGACCGTGCTGGTCGACACTGCCATTCGTGCGCAGGACATCGACGAAGCGGCTGTGCGCAAGGCCAAGGAAGAAGCCGAGCGTCTGCTCGCCAACCGTGGCGACACGGTGGACGTGGAACAGGCGCAGCGCCAGCTGGCCGAAGCCACGGTGCAGTTGCAGGCACTGGAGCGGCTGCGTCGCACGCTCAAGCATTGA
- the atpG gene encoding F0F1 ATP synthase subunit gamma, translating into MAGGREIKTKIKSVQNTRKVTRALEMVSASKIRKAQERMKTSRPYAQAMKQVIGHLAQASTDYQHPFLVEREQVKRVGYIVISSDRGLAGGLNNNLFRKMLGEVRPWQDKGAEIDVVTIGQKASAFFRRIKVNMVGSVTHLGDSPHIEQLVGVIKVMLDAFTEGKVDRVYLVYNRFVNTMTQKASFEQLLPLPAAEHKVAHHDWDYLYEPDAATVLEHVMTRYIESLVYQAVLENVASEHAARMVAMKAASDNANKMIGTLQLVYNKARQAAITQEISEIVSGAAAV; encoded by the coding sequence ATGGCAGGCGGACGCGAAATCAAAACCAAGATCAAGAGCGTGCAGAACACCCGCAAGGTGACGCGCGCGCTCGAAATGGTCTCGGCCTCCAAGATCCGCAAGGCGCAGGAACGCATGAAGACCTCGCGTCCCTACGCGCAGGCCATGAAGCAGGTGATCGGGCATCTGGCGCAGGCCAGCACCGACTACCAGCATCCGTTCCTGGTGGAGCGTGAGCAGGTCAAGCGGGTCGGCTACATCGTGATCTCTTCCGACCGCGGCCTGGCCGGCGGTCTGAACAACAACCTGTTCCGCAAGATGCTGGGCGAAGTGCGCCCGTGGCAGGACAAGGGTGCCGAGATCGACGTGGTCACCATCGGTCAGAAGGCCTCGGCGTTCTTCCGCCGGATCAAGGTCAACATGGTCGGCAGCGTCACGCATCTTGGCGACAGCCCGCACATCGAGCAGTTGGTGGGCGTGATCAAGGTGATGCTGGATGCCTTCACCGAGGGCAAGGTGGACCGCGTGTATCTGGTCTACAACCGCTTCGTGAACACCATGACGCAGAAGGCCAGCTTCGAGCAGTTGCTGCCGCTTCCGGCCGCCGAGCACAAGGTGGCGCACCACGACTGGGACTACCTGTACGAACCCGATGCCGCCACCGTGCTGGAGCACGTGATGACGCGCTACATCGAGTCGCTGGTGTACCAGGCCGTGCTGGAAAACGTGGCCTCCGAGCACGCCGCGCGCATGGTGGCCATGAAGGCCGCCAGCGACAACGCCAACAAGATGATCGGCACCTTGCAACTGGTCTACAACAAGGCGCGCCAGGCGGCGATCACCCAGGAAATTTCGGAAATCGTCAGCGGCGCGGCAGCCGTATAG
- a CDS encoding right-handed parallel beta-helix repeat-containing protein, which translates to MRMRPSIAWLMVWLALAGVAPHAAAAPVYRLYLAPNGDDTAAGTSAATALRSLAAVQQRLIAQRPATAVDVIIAAGTYERQSVQWHVITGAPLRFIAAPDSATSPVFDGRGAATWFTLRGGKDAPTRVTFAGLTIRNYWMALDLGSSKRSADGNSDNVIRDMRFERIGGVYGSSPEAAYAYAAIRLQNSRNNRIEHNRFSAVENDSQTASYVHALYLARSSSGNRIEDNSFIDISGDAIRTRDRSDATLVQGNRFIRTGKYAAFSDWFKTDGECPSQGGQFIGNTVGQGYQGPVAPTRTTGADDACGPLQRPRIEARATLRDD; encoded by the coding sequence ATGCGCATGCGACCCTCCATTGCGTGGTTGATGGTGTGGCTGGCACTTGCGGGTGTCGCGCCACATGCAGCCGCCGCACCGGTCTACCGGCTGTATCTCGCCCCTAACGGCGATGACACGGCAGCCGGCACCAGCGCTGCCACCGCGCTGCGCAGTCTCGCTGCCGTACAACAGCGGTTGATCGCGCAGCGGCCGGCTACGGCGGTAGATGTGATCATCGCCGCGGGAACGTATGAGCGGCAGTCGGTGCAATGGCACGTCATCACCGGCGCGCCGCTACGCTTCATCGCCGCACCCGACAGCGCGACGTCACCGGTGTTCGACGGGCGCGGTGCGGCGACCTGGTTCACCTTGCGAGGCGGCAAGGACGCGCCGACCCGTGTGACGTTCGCCGGCCTGACGATCCGCAATTACTGGATGGCGCTGGATCTGGGCAGCAGCAAGCGCAGCGCCGATGGCAACAGCGACAATGTGATCCGCGATATGCGCTTCGAACGGATTGGCGGCGTGTACGGCAGCAGTCCTGAAGCGGCCTACGCGTATGCGGCGATCCGGCTGCAGAACTCACGCAACAACCGGATCGAGCACAATCGCTTCAGTGCCGTGGAGAACGATTCCCAGACGGCGAGCTATGTGCACGCGCTGTATCTGGCGCGCAGTTCTTCGGGCAATCGCATCGAGGACAACAGCTTTATCGACATCAGTGGAGATGCGATTCGCACCCGCGATCGCTCGGATGCCACGCTGGTGCAGGGCAACCGCTTCATCAGGACCGGCAAGTACGCGGCGTTCTCCGACTGGTTCAAAACCGATGGCGAATGCCCGTCGCAGGGCGGGCAGTTCATTGGCAATACCGTCGGGCAGGGATATCAAGGGCCCGTTGCCCCGACGCGCACCACTGGCGCCGATGATGCCTGCGGCCCCTTGCAGCGGCCACGGATCGAAGCACGGGCAACGCTGCGCGATGATTGA
- a CDS encoding PDZ domain-containing protein — translation MRPLACSVIAVSALAIGTAAGALHAGSGTPMRAATQTAGDRYGHQVLRVDNHQLRWQHNAQTLVLTSAAAGLLVADASNTLPLQLRKGDRLRSANGQGIASVADLLRALRAAAGTPVTVEVVRAQAPLTLHWAASLYAPLLPPAPPPPPSPPRPVR, via the coding sequence ATGCGCCCTCTCGCCTGTTCCGTTATCGCAGTCAGCGCGCTCGCAATAGGGACCGCGGCAGGTGCGCTGCATGCCGGCAGCGGCACGCCGATGCGGGCCGCCACGCAGACTGCTGGCGACCGATACGGTCATCAGGTGTTGCGCGTCGATAATCACCAACTGCGCTGGCAACACAACGCACAGACGCTGGTCCTGACCAGCGCCGCCGCTGGCCTGCTGGTCGCCGATGCCAGCAACACGCTGCCGCTGCAACTGCGCAAGGGCGACCGTCTGCGTTCGGCCAATGGCCAGGGCATCGCTAGCGTGGCGGATCTACTGCGCGCCTTGCGCGCCGCAGCAGGCACACCGGTGACCGTGGAGGTGGTACGTGCGCAGGCGCCGCTGACGCTGCACTGGGCCGCGTCACTGTATGCCCCGTTGCTGCCGCCCGCGCCACCGCCGCCCCCATCGCCACCACGACCCGTAAGGTAG
- the atpD gene encoding F0F1 ATP synthase subunit beta, with protein MSQGKIVQIIGAVVDVEFQRNEVPKVYHALKVEGTAITLEVQQQLGDGVVRTIALGSTDGLKRNLLATNTERAISVPVGAGTLGRIMDVLGRPIDEAGDVQASDHWEIHRAAPSYEDQSSSTELLETGIKVIDLMCPFAKGGKVGLFGGAGVGKTVNMMELINNIAKAHSGLSVFAGVGERTREGNDFYHEMKDSNVLDKVAMVYGQMNEPPGNRLRVALTGLTMAEYFRDEKDENGKGKDVLLFVDNIYRYTLAGTEVSALLGRMPSAVGYQPTLAEEMGVLQERITSTKSGSITSIQAVYVPADDLTDPSPATTFAHLDSTVTLSRNIASLGIYPAVDPLDSTSRQMDPLVIGHEHYDTAQRVQQTLQKYKELKDIIAILGMDELSEEDKQSVSRARKIERFFSQPFHVAEVFTGSPGKYVSLKDTIRGFKAICDGEYDHLPEQAFYMVGSIEEAVEKANKMSAKA; from the coding sequence ATGAGTCAGGGCAAGATCGTTCAGATCATCGGCGCGGTCGTCGACGTCGAATTCCAGCGCAATGAAGTGCCGAAGGTCTATCACGCGCTGAAGGTCGAAGGCACCGCCATCACCCTGGAAGTGCAGCAGCAGCTCGGCGACGGCGTCGTGCGCACGATTGCGCTCGGCTCCACCGACGGATTGAAGCGCAACCTGCTGGCCACCAACACCGAGCGTGCGATTTCGGTGCCGGTTGGCGCCGGGACGCTGGGCCGCATCATGGATGTGCTGGGTCGCCCGATCGACGAAGCCGGCGACGTGCAGGCCTCGGATCATTGGGAAATCCACCGCGCTGCGCCGTCGTACGAAGACCAGTCGTCCAGCACCGAATTGCTGGAAACCGGCATCAAGGTGATCGACCTGATGTGCCCGTTCGCCAAGGGCGGCAAGGTCGGCCTGTTCGGCGGCGCCGGCGTCGGCAAGACCGTCAACATGATGGAACTGATCAACAACATCGCCAAGGCGCACTCGGGCCTGTCCGTGTTCGCCGGCGTGGGTGAGCGTACCCGTGAGGGCAACGACTTCTACCACGAGATGAAGGACTCCAACGTCCTGGACAAGGTCGCGATGGTGTACGGCCAGATGAACGAGCCGCCGGGCAACCGTCTGCGCGTTGCGCTGACCGGCCTGACCATGGCCGAGTACTTCCGCGACGAGAAGGACGAGAACGGCAAGGGCAAGGACGTGCTGCTGTTCGTGGACAACATCTACCGCTACACGCTGGCCGGTACCGAAGTGTCCGCGCTGCTTGGCCGCATGCCGTCGGCGGTGGGTTACCAGCCGACCCTGGCCGAGGAAATGGGCGTGTTGCAGGAGCGCATCACCTCGACCAAGAGCGGTTCGATCACCTCGATCCAGGCCGTGTACGTGCCCGCGGACGACCTGACCGACCCGTCGCCGGCGACCACCTTCGCCCACTTGGACTCGACGGTGACGCTGAGCCGTAACATCGCCTCGCTGGGTATCTACCCGGCCGTGGATCCGCTGGACTCCACGAGCCGCCAGATGGACCCGCTGGTGATCGGCCACGAGCATTACGACACCGCCCAGCGCGTCCAGCAGACCTTGCAGAAGTACAAGGAACTGAAGGACATCATCGCGATCCTGGGCATGGACGAGCTGAGCGAAGAAGACAAGCAGTCGGTGTCGCGCGCCCGCAAGATCGAGCGCTTCTTCAGCCAGCCGTTCCACGTGGCCGAAGTGTTCACCGGCTCGCCGGGCAAGTACGTCTCGCTGAAGGACACGATCCGCGGCTTCAAGGCGATCTGCGACGGTGAATACGACCACCTGCCGGAGCAGGCGTTCTACATGGTCGGCAGCATCGAAGAAGCGGTCGAGAAGGCCAACAAGATGAGCGCCAAGGCCTGA